The stretch of DNA GCTTGAGCAGGCTGCTTTGCAGTCGGGTTTCGAAATCCTGCCGACTGCTGCGTTCGATGGCGGCGCCGACCAGGGCGTAGCCGAGGTTGGAATAGGCCACCTGGGTCCCCGGTGGCGTGCTCAGCCAAACCCCTGAAATACGCATTGGCATCTGGCCCATGGCGAAGGTGTTGCGCACGTCCCGCAGGTGTTCGCTGGGCAGGCCGGACTGGTGGCTGAGCAGGCGGCGCAGGGTGATGTCGCGGTCGGCGGCAGCCTGGTCGGAATGAAAGCGCGAGCGTACGTAGAACTCCCGCAGGGTGTCCTGGATCGGGGCGTCGAGGGCCAGGCGCTGTTGCTCCACCAGTTGCAGGGCGGCGGTGGCGGTCAGCAGTTTGGAGAGGGCGCCGGCGCGGAATGCGGTGTTGGGGGTGACGGGTTTGCCCAGGGCCTTGTCGGCCAGGCCAAAGCCCTGGGCCCAGATCAGTTCCTGGCCGTTGACCAGGGCGATGGACAGGCCGGGTATGTTTTGCCTGGCCATTTCGCTGGGAATGCGTTTTTGCAGGTAGCGGATGATTGCGCTGTAGTCGCCCTTGGGAATGGGCGGCGGGGCCGGCGGCTGGCCGTGGCAGCCGAGGCTGCCCAGCAGGCAACCCAGCAGCGGAATACTGCGCAATGTGCGAAACATGATGAGCACCCGAGGGGTGGTTTGGATGCTCGAATGCTAGGGGCGGGCCGTCGATGAGTCTTTGTGAGCTTTGTCGGGAAACTGTCAAAGACTGTTAATACAGGCCGCCCCTAGCGGGTTTGCTCCATTGCCGCAGCTCCAGCATCAGCTATACCTAATGCTCAACGCTTCCTCAACGTCAGCCAAGGAGTCTCGCGATGAAACTGGGAATAATGATCAGCACCGTGTGTATTGCCACGATCGGGGTGATGGGGTGTTCCAGCAAGGTGACGCAGCCGGACGAATACTCCGGGTTTCTCTCCGACTACAGCAACCTCAAGGAAGCCAAGTCGCCATCGGGCGCGCAGGTGATGCGTTGGGTGGACCCCAACCTGAGTCTGAGCCGCTATAACGCGGTGTACATCGAGCCCACCCAGTTCTACCCCAAGCCGCAAGCCAGCACCAGGATCCCTGAAAGCACCTTGCAGGGCATCAGCACCTACTACAGCCAGGCGCTCAAGCGCGAACTGGAAAAGTCCTTGCCGCTGGCCGACGGACCAGGCCCGGGCGTGATCGTGGTGCGCGCGGCGATCACTGCCGTCAGCAGCAAGACCGAAAGTCTCAAGCCCTATGAGTACATTCCTGTCGCCCTGGTGGTCGCCACGGTCAGCACGGGCGCCGGGATTCGTGACCAGGAAACCACCTTGGGCACCGAAGCCCAATTCCTCGACGGTGCCAGTGGCAAGGTGGTCGCCCAAGTCGTGCGCAAAGGCACCGGTAAACCGTTGGCAAACGACTCCCAGGTGATGAAAGCCGATGACGTGAAAAGCGTCATCGACGGCTGGGCGTCGGACCTGCATCAATCGTTTTTGAAGCTTAAAAAGGGCTAAGCCTCAAACGGTGCGCGACTTGAGCGGGTGCTATTTGATCGGTGTGAGCGGTGGCTGCTTCCATTGCCCGTTACCCACTTCAGGCTTGGGCAGGTAAATGCGCAATAGGGCATAGAACGGGCCGGGTGGTGCTGGCAGCCAGTTGCTTTGTTCCGCCTTCGGTGGCTCGTGGTGCGCGACCAACAGCGTCAGGCCGCCATCGGCGTCGAGCTTGAAGTTGGGCAACATCCCCGACGTGAGCACGTAGCGCTTCTTCAGGTTGGGGGTCAGCAGATTGGTCTTGGCGTTGTACATGGTCAGTGACCAGAATGCGTCGGTCGGTGGCAACTGGTCCTTGGCGAAGTGCAGGGTGTAGCTGTGGCGTGCGCCGTTGGCGGGTTTGCCCTCGCTGTCCACGGAGTAGCGCAGGTAGGCCGTTTCATCGCCGGAGTTGCCAAACAGGTGCAGGTTGGCGCCAGCGTAGCGGTACAGGTAGTTGTTTTGAAGGTGGTCGCGATTGCCGAACAGGTCTGCACTGGATACTTGATGGGTATCGATCTTGTCTTTTTTGAAGGCTGCATACTCGGCTTTGCCGTCGGCGATGCCGTCATCCAGCGCTTTGCGTTGCTCAACCGTCAGGGCCTTGAGGTCGAACGGTTTACCCGCCTCGACGCCGATCCTGGCAAAACGCGCGAGCACGTCTTTCTCACTGTCCTGCGGTGCTGCGTAGGCCAGCATGAAGTTCAGATAGCGGAACAGATGCACGCTGTCGCTCATGTTCGGCGTAGGCTTGGGCCAGGCAATTTTCGGCGGCTTGATGGGTTTGGGCTGCTTCACGTAGCTGCTCAGGGTCTGGACCTTATAGCCGCCCTGGATCTGTCTGACTTTGCCCAAGTCCTTTTCATCGAACAATTGAGTGCGGTACAGGGCGTAGGCGATGTTGCTTTCGCTGTACACGACGCGGTCGATATCGGTTGGCTGCTGGCCTTTCCAGCCCGGGCCGGCAATCATGTAGTGGCCACCGTTGTTACCGGTGCTGCGGGTACCCAGATAGCCGAAGTTCTGCGTGTAGAGGTCGACCAACTGCACGGCGTAGTAGCGGTTGTCTTCGATCCTGGGCAGGGTCAACACCACGGGCTCGGCCCGCAGATCGAGCCAGACAAAGGAGTTGGGCGTGTCCGGGTTGGGGGTGGGAATCGCTGTATCTTTAGGGGTTATCGCCTGCGCGGTGTTCCCGATGTGGTTGAACGGCGCCTTGAAGTTCGCCCCGGTCTTGTCGACAGCCTGGGTGTAGAGAGTCTTGTACATCTCCACCACCGGGAAGCCATAAAGATAGGCTTCCTTGGCGATGGCCCGGGCTTCACTCGGCGTGGCGGTGAAATCGGCCCAGGCGCCGGTACTCATGAAAATCGAGAGGCTCGCCAACAGCAGGCGCGTCGGTGTTCGAATCATGTTGTTGCGTCCTTACTGAGTCAGTCGGATATCGTCGAGTTTTCAGCTGTTATAAAAGCAGGCTCCGGTGGGCGCGTACAGTCGCAACTAGCTGAACCTTTGCGTGTCAGGCAGAGTTTGCACTCAGTTGCTCGGGAAGTCTTTTGGCACGTGAGGTTCAACGCAAAGATCTATCGATCAGTTGACATCAACGAGATCAAGTGCCGCCTGTGAAAGGCGGCATCGGGGGGCAGTCAAGGCAGTATGGACTTTACCTTGTCACGCAACTGATCAATCGAGAACGGCTTGCCGATCACCTGCATGTCGGCTGGCGAATCGATATTTTCGGCATAACCGCTGGCGAACAGGATGGGCAGGGCGGGGCGTATTTCACGGGCCTTGAGGGCCAGTTGCTTGCCGTCCATGTCCGGCAGGCCGACGTCGGTCATCATCAGGTCGATGGTCTGGTCGGTGTCTTGAACTATTTTCAAGGCTTCTTCGGCATCGGCCGCTTCAAGCACTTGGTACTCCAGCTCTTCGAGGACATCGACGATCAACATGCGCACGATGGCGTCGTCTTCGACTACAAGGATGGTGGAGGGGGCGGCTGACATAGTGGAGGTTCCCGAACAGTGGAAGGGGCAGGTCTTGGGCGATGGGAAGACCGTTTTCATCCTGAGTATTGTCGGTCCCGGCAAGTTCCCCAGATAAGCAAAACATTGTGCCGGTAACGGCTACAAATGTCGCGTATCACCGCCACTCACTTGCCAGGGGCTTGCTGGAACAACCAGCAAGCCCCGGCCATGGTCTCAAGCTGCCGGTTTTATCGGTTAAAGGGATCCGTACACCAACCCATGTACCCGGCTCTGGTTCTCGCTTGCCTTGAAGGTGCTGACCGTATATTCCGGGTTTGTCGGCGTCCCAAACGCTCCCGGGATGAGCGGCGTCTTACTGTTGGCCAGCGATTCCTTCATTCCTTTCTTCATGGCGTCCTCGGTCGGAAAATTGACCAATCCGAAATTGGGGTCGAAATAGAACCATTTTCGCGTGCCGCCTTCCACGATCACTCCCGCTGTCATCGCGTGGACGGGCGTGGCGATGATGAGTGTCTTGGACGTCGTCGCGTTGGCCAGGTCATCGATGATGGCCTGATAGGACTTTTGCGTGACGACTTCAGCCGAGTGCGGTCGCTTTCTGAAGTGATCCTGGGCTTCGCTCATGTCCTTGATGAACCTCGCCGATTTTGGGTTGGTTTCCTTGGTTGCCGCTGCAATGAAAAGCTTGTCGATGTACTCGTCCTGTTTTCCAACGGACACGGCGTAGGCCATTGCGTTGGCTAACACGCCACATTCGCCTCCGGTCACCGTGTCCACCTGGCTCAAATAGAAATTCTGGGGCATGCCCCGGAGCTTGATGCCGGGGATGCGCTCAATTTCGGCTTTGTAGAACTCATAGTTTTTAAGGCCGACTTCTGATCGCTTTTTGCCTATTGACTGTGCCAGGGCGCCGATTTCTTCGGGGCTTCGATTCGGCTTAAGTGCCAGTTCCATGAGCTCTGCGATATCCATGGAGCCCGAGTAGCCCGGGATGTCATCCACTACCCCGTTGTTATAGCCACGCATATACGCATCGTGGCTCGTTGTTCTGGCGTGTTCCTGCGTAGCCTTGAATGAGTTGGATAATTGCTTGGAGGGTGTGTTTTGCGCCTTGGTGGCCGGCCCTCCGACAAAGTACTCCCAGAAGCTTTCAACGTTGTCCTGGACCGACACGGTCTGTGGCGTGAACCCCTTCAGCGGTGGGCCATAGGGTTGTTTCTTGAGGGCGTCGTACGCGTACCATTCGCCCTTGTTCAATACAGCGGAGGCTTCGACGGTTTGATCCGCCAGCTTGATGGTGCCGATTGCCGCGACGCCATGTTCCTTGCCGGCGGCTTTCAACAGGTCATGGCTGCCGGCTGCCCCCTTGAGTTTGTTTAGCCCGTTAATGCTTTTTTCGACTACAAACTTGCCGCCCCGGTTAATCAGTCCTGCGCCTCCCAGAAGCAAATCGCCCAAGCCGCCCACCGGGTTCAAGGCGCCGATGGTGGCGACACCGATCTTTTTGGCAACATTCAGCGCCTTGGCGCCTGCACTGAGGGCTTTTGTGCCCGCCTGTGCCGCTTTGGACGAACTCAGGCTGACAAAGCCCAGCAGGTCCAACTGGAGGTCAATCGCCCCCTCCAGGTAATTACCCTTGGTAAAGTTGGCAATCGCTGACTTGAAGGGAATGAGGTCGAGGAAGAAATGGGTCACCTTCAACTCGGTTTCCATTTGCTTGTCGTAGGTCGTGGCGCCTTTGGCTTGCTTGACGACATCCTCGTTGCCCAGGTCGAGGTTTTCGACAAATGCCTCCGCGATGTACTGGGTACGGGCGGTGGCAAAGCTGTTGGGAGGCAGTGGGTTCGTGTCTGTACTGGCTGAGCGCTCGGGCTCACTGGCCTCTGAAGCGTCGAATTTTTTTATTCTGTTTTCCTCGATCGCCAGTTCCCATGTACTCGCAGAGAAATCCTGGGGCGTTACTTTTTTGATGCTGCCGTTTTTTATGTCCAGCCTATAGGTAACAGGTTCCGTGCCACCCTCTACCTGTATCAGCAGCTCATTTTTAATCGGTTTGAAAAGCGAGGTGACCAGGTTTGGGCCCAATTGATAAACAGAGGGCTGGTAAAAAGTGAGGTTGCCCTGCTCGATGTTTTTTCGATCTTCCAGCGGCAGGCTGGCGATCAGGTGCTTTACGGTGGTGGCAACCCCGTCGTTCAACGACTTGATCGACGCTTCAAACTGCTTTTGAAATGTCGCGTTTACGTCGAACTTGAGCGACTGGCCTTCCAGTGCCTGGGTGATGTCTGGATCCTTGGATTCCCAGGTGTAATCGCCCAAGCCACTCATGGCGATGTCCAGCAACGAATGCAGGCCCGCAGGTGCGCGGTTTGGGTCGTAGAGCGGTACGCCAAACTGTTGTTGGCGGGTGTCCTTCACCGTCAGGGCCTTTTTTTCAAACGGCACATCCTCGCCAAATCGCTCTTTGAGCTGGGCCAGTGCAATGGCCTTGCGGCTCGGGATATCGGTCTCCAGCAGGGTGGAGGCCTTCATGCGTTCATCCACCTGCTGAGTGAACTCGACGCGTATCGCTTCCAGCTGGTCGGGGCTGTAGGCATCGTTGGGTTGTTTGCTGATAACGCCGTTGGCCACTGCCCAATCAATCAGCGCTGCCCTCTGTGCGCTTTGGGTCACGGCGGGCTCGGCGAGTGCAGCGCTTTCGGCCTTGAGCATCACTTGTGCGAAAGTCATGTTCGGTACCGAGCCCGGCGACTGCGCTTCAATCGACGCCGCCGCAACCGCCAGGTTGACCCAGGCCGGGCTGCCATAGGTCACGCTGGCCGGGATGTCTTTGATCAGGAACTCCGGGGATGTTCTTGCCAGCAATACGTAAGCACCCGCCTGGGCCATTTCGGGGCTCGTTCTGCCCTTGCTCGACAGGTGTGCGCTCAGCCCGTTGACGATGGCAGAGGCCGGCTTGCCCCAATGTTCTTCACTGGCCACGTCGAAACCGGCCAGTTTGTTCCGTTGAGGCGCCTGGATTGACTCGGGATCCATCTGTGCACTGATGGCGGCCAGCAGGTAGTCGTAATGGCTGTTCTTGGTCTCGATACCATTGAGCCCGCGCTGCAGGGCCTGGCCCATCAGTTGGCCTTCGGGCGAGCTTAAAAGAAACTCGAGGATCTTCGCCGGGTCGTTCAAGGCGGCCACAGGAATGGGATTCTGGTACGCGAGAAAGTCCAGGACGCTCTTTGTCTGCGTGACTTGCGGCTGATCGCCGAGGTGGTGGGCGTGGTTCATCGCAAGCAGGCGCAACTGAGTTTGCTGGTTCTGGTCCAGCGGTGCAGGCCAGGACAAGGCACCGCCCAGGTCACCGAAAGGGTGGGCGGCGATCCTGACGGTCGCTTCCAGTTTCAGCTTGAGCAACTCGGCCTTGGAGGTTGGCAGAGGCACCCCGTTGGCATTCAGGAATGCCTCCAGGCTTTGGTTGACCCTGGTCCCCATGTCCAGGGTGTTGTGATGGGACGAGTCCGGATGAATGGCCATTTGTGTGAGCTTCAGGACGGACTGTACATAGGGGGCGGTGTCGTAGTCTTGCAGGGCCGGGGCTGCGAGGTTGATGGCGTCCAGCAGGTTCTGCCAGTTCTGCCGGTCGGCCATGGGCTGTTTCAGCACATCGGAGCGGCTGGCGGCTGATGCTGGCGCTGCTGCAACGGCAGGGGGCGTGGCTGGCTGGGGGCTCAGGGACGATGCCCCGGAAGCAGGGGAGGAAGAGAATTGGGGCGCAGGCTGTTGCACGGAGAGGTGGCTGACATTTTGCATCGGTGGGTACCTGTTTTATTAGGAGATACGCGCCTTTTCCGAGGAGGTTCCCTGTTCCCCACGGCACCCCTTTGGGTGGGGCGGCCCACACACAACGTTCCAGGCTCACTTCGGTTCCCATGTAAGAAGGAAAGTCAATTGCCGAGTGTTAAAAACACATCCATTCGTCTATTTATCAATGGGTTATGTAATCCATGTCGCTACGGGTAGCAGAAAAATAGCGCTCAGGCGCAACTTTGGGGCAAACTCCTCGTTTTTCCGTATTGGCCAAGGCATGCCCATGACTCCCGCGTCGTCTGTCGATGAGAAAAGCTTCCGTAAATTGCTGGGCCGCAACGTCGCACTGCCGTTGGGCGTTGGCGTGCTCAGCGCGGTGTTTTTCGTCGTTCTGATCACCTACCTGTTGTCGGTGATCCAGTGGGTCGAACACACCGACCGGGTAATCAACAATCTCAACGAAACCTCGAAACTGACCGTGGACCTGGAAACCGGCATGCGCGGCTTCCTGATTACCGGTGACGAGCATTTCCTCGACCCGTACGAAGTGGCCAAGCCGCGGATCATTTCCGACTTGCGCAACTTGCAGGCACTGGTGGCGGACAATCCGGAGCAGGTGGACCGGCTCAAGCGTCTGGAATCGTTGCAACAGGCGTGGAACACCTACGCCCAGTCGATGATTGACATGCAGCGGCAAAACGGCGATTACCGCACCGCCGTGAAAGCCGGGCGTGGCAAGAGCCTGACGGACGAGATTCGCAAGGAGTACGACCGGGCGGTGGCGATGGAGCAACAGTTCCGCATCACCCGCAATGAAGACGTTACCCGTACCACGATCATCAGCGTCACCTTGTACCTGGTGTTTGTGCTCGGCCTGAGTGGCTTCCTGGCGTATGTCGGCCGAAAGAATCTTTTAGAACTTTCAAACAGTTACAGCGAAAACCTGATGTCGCAGCAGAGGATCGCCAAGCGCCTCGAGCAGCAAGCCTGGTTGCGCAACGGCCAGACCGAGCTGGCCGAGCAGGTCCTTGGCCAACTGACGCTGAACCTGCTGGGGCGCAACATTTTGCAGTTCTTTGCCCAGTACATGGGCTCGGCGGTGGCGGCGTTGTACGTGCGTGAAGAGCACGGCGGCCTCACACGCGTGGCGACCTATGGCTTCTCCCGCGAGCAGGAGCAGCAGGAACAGTCGATCTACAACGACGAAGGCATCGTCGGCCAATCGGCCCGGCAGGACCGCCTGATTCGCCTGGACGATGTGCCGGTGGATTACTTCAAGGTCAGTTCCGGCCTCGGCGAAGGTGCGACCCGCAGCGTGCTGGTGGTACCGACCAGCGATGATGGCCGGGTCAACGGGGTGATCGAACTGGGTTTCCTTCGTGCACTCGATGACCGTGATGTCGAACTGCTGGAGTTGATTGCCGACAACATCGGCACCTCCATCGAAGCCGCGCGTTATCGCCAGCGCCTGCAGGAAGTGCTGGCCGAAACCCAGCAGCTCAATGAAGAGCTGCAAGTGCAGCAGGAAGAGCTCAAGACGGCCAACGAAGAGCTGGAAGAACAGTCGCGCATCCTCAAGGAGTCCCAGGCCCACCTGGAAACCCAACAGGCGGAGCTGGAGCAGACCAACGAACAATTGGCCGAACAGACCCAGACCCTGGCCGAGCAGCGCGATGCCATGGACCAGAAGAACGTCCAGCTCAACCGCGTACAGATCGAGCTGGAAGAGCGTGCCGACGAGTTGCAGCGCTCCAGCAAGTACAAGTCCGAATTCCTCGCCAACATGTCCCACGAGCTGCGCACGCCGCTGAACAGCTCGTTGATCCTGGCCAAGTTGCTGGCGGAGAACCCCCAGGAAAACCTCAGCGCCGAACAGGTCAAGTTCGCCGAGTCGATCTACTCGGCCGGTAACGACTTGCTCAACCTGATCAATGACATCCTCGATATCTCCAAGGTCGAAGCCGGTAAGCTGGAAATGCGCCCGGAGAACACCAGCGTTGCGCGCCTGGTGGATGGGCTGCGCGGCATGTTCGAGCCGCTGGCGGCCGACCGCAAGCTCGGGTTCCAGGTGGAGGTGCAGGAAGGCTCGCCACACATGCTGTTCACCGACCGCCAGCGCCTGGAGCAGATTCTGAAGAACCTGCTGTCCAACGCCATCAAGTTCACCGAGAAAGGTGAGGTCAGCCTGTCGGTATCCCGGGCACCGGGGGAGGGCATCGCCTTTACCGTACGCGACTCGGGGATTGGCATCGCTCCGGACCAGCAGGAAAGCATCTTCGAGGCCTTCCGCCAGGCCGATGGCACCACCAACCGTCGTTACGGCGGCACCGGCCTGGGCCTGTCGATTTCCCGGGACCTGGCGAACCTGCTGGGCGGCTATATCAGCGTCACCAGCGAACCTGGCCAGGGCAGTATCTTTACCCTGGTGGTGCCTGAGCACTATGTAGAGCGTGACGAAGACACCCCGGCGCTGGAACAGCCGCGCGCGGTAGTCCCTGTGCCTGCACCGGCGCCGATCAAGGTGTCGCCGATGCCGATCGCCCACGAAGCGCAGATCCCGCGCTTTATCGATGACCGCGACAAGGCTCCGTTCGCCACGCGTTGCATCCTGGTGGTGGAAGATGAGCCCAACTTTGCCCGCATCCTCTTCGACCTCGCCCATGAACTGGGTTACCACTGCCTGGTGGCCCATGGCGCAGACGAAGGCTACGCCCTGGCGGAACAGTACATTCCCGACGCGATCCTGCTGGACATGCGCCTGCCGGACCATTCCGGCCTGACCGTGCTGCAACGGCTCAAGGAACATGCCGGGACCCGCCATATCCCGGTGCACGTGATTTCCGTGGAGGACCGCGTCGAAGCCGCCATGCACATGGGCGCCGTGGGCTATGCAGTCAAGCCGACCACCCGCGAAGAGCTCAAGGACGTGTTCGCCCGCCTGGAAGCCAAGCTGACGCAGAAGGTCAAGCGTGTGCTGCTGGTGGAAGACGATGACCTTCAGCGAGACAGCATTGCCCGCCTGATCGGCGACGATGATATCGAGATCACCGCCGTAGGCTTCGCCCAGGAGGCCCTGGACCTGCTGCGCACCCACATCTACGACTGCATGATCATCGACCTCAAGCTACCGGACATGCTCGGCAACGAGCTGCTCAAGCGCATGTCCATCGAGGACATCTGCTCGTTCCCGCCGGTGATCGTCTACACCGGGCGCAACCTGACCCGCGATGAAGAGGCCGAACTGCGCAAGTATTCGCGCTCGATCATCATCAAGGGCGCGCGTTCCCCCGAGCGCCTGCTGGACGAGGTGACACTCTTTCTGCACAAAGTCGAATCGCAGTTGTCCCATGAACGCCAGACAATGCTCAGGACTGCCCGCAGCCGCGACAAGGTGTTCGAGGGCCGCAAGATCCTGCTGGTGGATGACGATGTACGCAATATCTTCGCCCTGACCAGTGCCCTGGAGCACAAGGGCGCGATTGTCGTGATCGGCCGTAATGGCCGCGAGGCGATCGAGAAACTCAATGAAGTCGATGACATCGACCTGGTACTGATGGACGTGATGATGCCGGAGATGGACGGGTACGAGGCCACCGCCTTGATCCGCCAGGACCCGCGCTGGCGCAAGCTGCCGATCATCGCGGTGACGGCCAAGGCCATGAAGGACGATCAGGAGCGCTGCCTGGCGGCAGGCTCCAACGATTACCTGGCCAAGCCCATCGACCTGGACCGGTTGTTTTCATTGATTCGCGTGTGGCTACCCAAGATGGAACGGATTTAATTGGAACGAAGCACTGACATCGAACTGCGCTTGTTGATTGAGGCGATTTACCTCAAGTACAGCTACGACTTTCGCGACTACTCCGGCGCTTCGGTCAAACGCCGCGTGGCCCATGCGTTGCGTCAGTTCGACTGCGCCACCATCTCGGCCTTGCAGGAACGGGTGCTGCATGACCCGACGGCGTTCATGCAGTTGCTGCAGTTCCTGACGATTCCGGTCAGCGAAATGTTTCGCGACCCCTCGCACTTCCTGGCGATTCGCAAGGAAGTGGTGCCACTGCTCAAGACCTACCCGTCGATCAAGATCTGGATCGCGGGCTGCAGTACCGGGGAGGAGGTGTATTCCATGGCCATCCTGTTGCGTGAGGAAGGCCTGCTGGAACGCACCATCATCTACGCCACCGACATCAATCCCCGGTCCCTGGAAAAAGCCAAGCAGGGGATCTTTTCCCTCGAGAACATCCGCGCCTACACCCACAACTACCAGCAGGCCGGTGGCCAGCGTTCGTTTGCCGATTACTACACGGCGGCTTACGATCATGCGATCTTCGACAAGACCCTGCGGGAGAACGTGACGTTTGCCGATCACAGCCTGGCGACCGACAGCGTATTCTCCGAAACTCAATTAATTTCCTGTCGCAACGTATTGATTTACTTCAATAAAAAGTTGCAGGATCGGGCGTTTGG from Pseudomonas sp. NC02 encodes:
- a CDS encoding DUF3313 domain-containing protein, coding for MKLGIMISTVCIATIGVMGCSSKVTQPDEYSGFLSDYSNLKEAKSPSGAQVMRWVDPNLSLSRYNAVYIEPTQFYPKPQASTRIPESTLQGISTYYSQALKRELEKSLPLADGPGPGVIVVRAAITAVSSKTESLKPYEYIPVALVVATVSTGAGIRDQETTLGTEAQFLDGASGKVVAQVVRKGTGKPLANDSQVMKADDVKSVIDGWASDLHQSFLKLKKG
- a CDS encoding response regulator, with product MSAAPSTILVVEDDAIVRMLIVDVLEELEYQVLEAADAEEALKIVQDTDQTIDLMMTDVGLPDMDGKQLALKAREIRPALPILFASGYAENIDSPADMQVIGKPFSIDQLRDKVKSILP
- a CDS encoding response regulator; this encodes MTPASSVDEKSFRKLLGRNVALPLGVGVLSAVFFVVLITYLLSVIQWVEHTDRVINNLNETSKLTVDLETGMRGFLITGDEHFLDPYEVAKPRIISDLRNLQALVADNPEQVDRLKRLESLQQAWNTYAQSMIDMQRQNGDYRTAVKAGRGKSLTDEIRKEYDRAVAMEQQFRITRNEDVTRTTIISVTLYLVFVLGLSGFLAYVGRKNLLELSNSYSENLMSQQRIAKRLEQQAWLRNGQTELAEQVLGQLTLNLLGRNILQFFAQYMGSAVAALYVREEHGGLTRVATYGFSREQEQQEQSIYNDEGIVGQSARQDRLIRLDDVPVDYFKVSSGLGEGATRSVLVVPTSDDGRVNGVIELGFLRALDDRDVELLELIADNIGTSIEAARYRQRLQEVLAETQQLNEELQVQQEELKTANEELEEQSRILKESQAHLETQQAELEQTNEQLAEQTQTLAEQRDAMDQKNVQLNRVQIELEERADELQRSSKYKSEFLANMSHELRTPLNSSLILAKLLAENPQENLSAEQVKFAESIYSAGNDLLNLINDILDISKVEAGKLEMRPENTSVARLVDGLRGMFEPLAADRKLGFQVEVQEGSPHMLFTDRQRLEQILKNLLSNAIKFTEKGEVSLSVSRAPGEGIAFTVRDSGIGIAPDQQESIFEAFRQADGTTNRRYGGTGLGLSISRDLANLLGGYISVTSEPGQGSIFTLVVPEHYVERDEDTPALEQPRAVVPVPAPAPIKVSPMPIAHEAQIPRFIDDRDKAPFATRCILVVEDEPNFARILFDLAHELGYHCLVAHGADEGYALAEQYIPDAILLDMRLPDHSGLTVLQRLKEHAGTRHIPVHVISVEDRVEAAMHMGAVGYAVKPTTREELKDVFARLEAKLTQKVKRVLLVEDDDLQRDSIARLIGDDDIEITAVGFAQEALDLLRTHIYDCMIIDLKLPDMLGNELLKRMSIEDICSFPPVIVYTGRNLTRDEEAELRKYSRSIIIKGARSPERLLDEVTLFLHKVESQLSHERQTMLRTARSRDKVFEGRKILLVDDDVRNIFALTSALEHKGAIVVIGRNGREAIEKLNEVDDIDLVLMDVMMPEMDGYEATALIRQDPRWRKLPIIAVTAKAMKDDQERCLAAGSNDYLAKPIDLDRLFSLIRVWLPKMERI
- a CDS encoding protein-glutamate O-methyltransferase CheR, coding for MERSTDIELRLLIEAIYLKYSYDFRDYSGASVKRRVAHALRQFDCATISALQERVLHDPTAFMQLLQFLTIPVSEMFRDPSHFLAIRKEVVPLLKTYPSIKIWIAGCSTGEEVYSMAILLREEGLLERTIIYATDINPRSLEKAKQGIFSLENIRAYTHNYQQAGGQRSFADYYTAAYDHAIFDKTLRENVTFADHSLATDSVFSETQLISCRNVLIYFNKKLQDRAFGLFHESLCHRGFLVLGSKETLDFSAYSKQFEPLVKQERIYRKL
- a CDS encoding DUF1254 domain-containing protein produces the protein MIRTPTRLLLASLSIFMSTGAWADFTATPSEARAIAKEAYLYGFPVVEMYKTLYTQAVDKTGANFKAPFNHIGNTAQAITPKDTAIPTPNPDTPNSFVWLDLRAEPVVLTLPRIEDNRYYAVQLVDLYTQNFGYLGTRSTGNNGGHYMIAGPGWKGQQPTDIDRVVYSESNIAYALYRTQLFDEKDLGKVRQIQGGYKVQTLSSYVKQPKPIKPPKIAWPKPTPNMSDSVHLFRYLNFMLAYAAPQDSEKDVLARFARIGVEAGKPFDLKALTVEQRKALDDGIADGKAEYAAFKKDKIDTHQVSSADLFGNRDHLQNNYLYRYAGANLHLFGNSGDETAYLRYSVDSEGKPANGARHSYTLHFAKDQLPPTDAFWSLTMYNAKTNLLTPNLKKRYVLTSGMLPNFKLDADGGLTLLVAHHEPPKAEQSNWLPAPPGPFYALLRIYLPKPEVGNGQWKQPPLTPIK